The following proteins are encoded in a genomic region of Magnolia sinica isolate HGM2019 chromosome 1, MsV1, whole genome shotgun sequence:
- the LOC131258022 gene encoding GATA transcription factor 12-like: METPEIFHAGYCRAGNPQFVPEKRHTDPKSGDHFIIEDLLDFSNEDAVAVVADDDGTFDAAAGNSTDSSTVTAVDSCNSSFSGSELHFSSELGCRNLSDAHFSGDLCVPYDQLVELEWLSNIVDESFSSEDMQKLQIISGMKARTDDSSETREFPTSNGRNSPIFRPEVSVPGKARSKRPRAVPCNWSSRLLVLSPTTSSSESETVAPPNPTKKAPKSTPKKKEAPESSPDGRKCLHCMTDKTPQWRTGPMGPKTLCNACGVRYKSGRLVPEYRPAASPTFMLTKHSNSHRKVMELRRQKELQQQQQQQFLHPNAVFDVIGGDEYLIHHGGPDFRQLI, from the exons ATGGAAACGCCAGAAATCTTCCACGCTGGTTACTGCCGTGCCGGAAATCCCCAATTCGTGCCGGAAAAGCGACACACCGACCCGAAATCCGGCGACCATTTCATCATCGAAGACCTCCTAGATTTCTCCAACGAAGACGCCGTCGCCGTCGTCGCTGACGACGACGGAACCTTCGACGCTGCTGCCGGAAACTCTACTGATTCCTCCACTGTCACCGCCGTCGATAGCTGCAACTCCTCGTTTTCCGGCTCTGAACTTCATTTCTCCAGCGAACTTGGCTGCCGGAATTTATCGGACGCTCATTTCTCGGGCGACCTCTGTGTCCCG tATGATCAATTAGTGGAGCTCGAATGGCTGTCGAACATCGTCGACGAATCCTTTTCAAGCGAAGATATGCAGAAATTACAGATAATTTCAGGCATGAAAGCCCGCACCGATGACTCATCGGAAACCCGAGAATTCCCAACcagtaacggccgtaacagcccGATATTCAGGCCAGAGGTGTCAGTTCCCGGGAAGGCCCGCAGCAAGCGTCCTCGTGCGGTCCCATGCAACTGGTCCTCCCGGTTGCTAGTCCTGTCGCCGACGACATCGTCGTCGGAGTCGGAGACGGTCGCCCCGCCCAATCCCACCAAGAAGGCGCCAAAATCAACGCCGAAGAAGAAAGAGGCTCCGGAGTCGTCGCCGGACGGGCGAAAGTGCCTGCATTGCATGACGGACAAGACGCCGCAGTGGCGGACCGGGCCGATGGGGCCCAAGACGCTGTGCAATGCATGCGGGGTCCGGTACAAGTCCGGGAGGCTGGTGCCGGAGTATCGGCCGGCAGCGAGTCCTACGTTCATGCTTACGAAGCATTCAAATTCGCATAGGAAGGTTATGGAGCTACGGCGGCAGAAGGAATtgcaacagcagcaacaacagcagttTCTGCATCCGAATGCCGTCTTCGACGTCATCGGTGGAGATGAGTACTTGATCCATCATGGTGGTCCAGACTTTCGGCAGCTAATTTGA